TCATTCACCAACCGGATTATCCTGGCTTTTAAATCTTCCCTGCCCTGGTAAGGATCAATGAGCAGCTCCTCTAATCTATTATCCCGCAAAGACTCTCCCAATTCCACAGCCAGGGCATTAATGGTAAAATCGCGGTGTTTAAGGTCATCCTCCAGGGTCTTTCCGCGAAAATCCGTAAAATCCAGGGTATAGGTTTTATCCTTTATTTTCTTTACTAGACGCGCGCAGCCATGCTCCTTATCCAAAACCACAAAACCCGCCCGGATTTCTCTGGCAAGGTTCCTGGCAAAATTTATCGCGCCTTTTTTAAGGCAGAAGTCAATATCCGGGTTGTCTTTTTCTCTCTGAAGGAGCGCATCACGCAGATATCCTCCTACCAAATAGAGTTTTATCTTTTTAGTTTGAGATAACTTTAAAATTATTTTTAGCAGATTGCTTACGGCAGGTGGGAATTCCATAGAGAAAGGTATTTATTCTATCGGTTTTTTGTTAAAGACCTCTGACTGTTTAATGATATCGTCCTCGACGAATATCGGCGCGTGCGCCCTGACTGCCAAGGCAATGCTGTCTGAAGGCCGGGCATCAATGACCTTAGTTTCTCCGGAACGCGTCTTGATTACGAGTTTAGCATGAAAGGTATTTTCTTCCAGTTTATCGATAATAACCTTTTCAATATTCGCTTCCAGGTTTTCAATCATAGTATGCAGCAAGTCGTGGGTTAAGGGGCGTGGCGGCACAAAACCACTGATCTTCAATTTTATCGCCGAGGCCTCATGCAGCCCGATAACGATAGGCAGAATCCTGTTTCCTGCCTTCTCCTTTAAAACGATGAGCTGGTCATGCCTCTTCTCATCAATCACGATTTTGTTTAACTCCATCTCAACCATCGATTATTACCTCTTATATTATTTAGCCAAACGGCCGCCGGATTTCTGCGCCGGGCGCTTCTCTTTGCCTAAGATATCTTTTAACTCTACCATAAACTGCCCGACATCCTTAAACTGCCTGTATACCGAGGCAAACCGCACATAAGCCACGTCGTCTAAAGACTTTAATTTTTCCATAACCAGTTCACCTATCTTAGAAGAAGGCGCTTCGCGGTCGGATTTCTTCTGCAGCGCCCGCTCCACCAGTGTCACAATCTCTTCCATCTTCTCGGTGCTAATCGGCCTCTTCTCGCAGGCCTTGGCCACTCCTGATAAAAGCTTTTTGCGGTCAAAGGGCTCTCGCCGGCCGTCTTTTTTTATCACTAATAAGGAAACCTCTTCAATGTATTCGTAAGTAGTAAACCGCTTGCCGCATTTTAAACATTCTCGCCTGCGCCGGACAGCGGATTCCTCTGCGGTAGAGCGCGAATCTACAACCTTATCTTCTTTATAGCCGCAATAGGGACATTTCATTTAGTTTTAGATAATCCGTTATTGCGTTTTTGCGTTACTTGCGTTATTGCGCTCAAACGCTATAACGCTATAACCCTATAACGCAATAATCTTTTTTATTTCTTAATTCTTCTTACCTTTATCTTCGCCTCTTTTAGGAACTGCTTGGCTAATTTATCCGGATAATCCCCAGAGATGACAATCTCTTTGATCCCGGCATTAATGAGCATCTTGGCGCAGATGATACAGGGTTGGTTGGTGATATAAAGGGTGCTGCCTTTTGTGCCTACCCCGTATAATGCTGCCTGGAGCAAGACATTTTGCTCCGCATGCAGCCCGCGGCAGAGTTCGTGGCGTTCTCCCGACGGAATTTTTAATTTATCGCGCAGGCAGCCGATATCCAAACAGTGCCCTAATCCCGACGGAGCGCCGTTATATCCGGTAGCCAGTATTTTTTTATCCCTGACCAGGACCGCTCCTACATAACGCCGCAGGCAGGTTGCCCTCTTAGAGACCAGTTGCGCTACCTCTAAGAAATATTCATCCCAACTAGGCCGTGTATGTATCTTTTTTTTCTTTTTCATCATAAGAGGCCCGGGTATAAAGGAAAGCGCCCGGTAAGTTTTAGGACTTCTTTTTTTATGGCTTTTAATTTCCCGGGGTCATCGCTAGCTTCAAGTGCCTCGTGGATAAACCGCGCTATCAGGCGCATATGGGATTCTTTCATGCCCCGGCTGGTTACGGCAGCAGTCCCTAAACGTATGCCGCTGGTGGTTGCCGGGCTCTTCCTGTCAAAAGGTATAAGATTTTTATTCACCGTGATATTCACCTGCTCTAATATCCGTGAGGCATCCGCGCCGATAATGCCCTTATCGCTTAAATCTACGAGCAATAAATGCGTATCTGTGCCTCCGGAGACAATCCGAAAACCACGCCTGGTTAAACCCCTGGCGAGTTCCCGGGCGTTTTTCACTACCTGCCTCTGGTAATTCCTGAATTTAGGAGTCATGGCCTGGCGAAAGGCAATGGCCTTGGCGGCAATCACATGCATCAAAGGCCCGCCCTGGATTCCCGGAAAGACTTCCATATCAATTTTTTTGGCAAATTCTTTTTTACAGATGATAAAACCTCCACGCGGCCCGCGTAAAGTCTTATGGGTAGTAGAGGTGACAAAATCCGCGTAAGGGACCGGCGAAGGGTGCACACCGGCAGCCACTAAGCCGGCGATGTGCGCCATATCCACAAATAAATAAGCGCCTACTTTATCCGCAATTTTACGCAAGGCCTTAAAATCCATTCTTCTGGGATAGGCAGAAGCACCGGCTAAAATTATTCTGGGCTTATGTTTTTTAGCCAGAGACAGGATGTTATCATAATCCAGCATCTCGGTTTTCTTATCTACCCCGTAAGTCACTATGTTATAAAACATCCCGGAAAAATTATGCGGGTGGCCGTGGCTTAAATGCCCTCCGCAGGCTAAATCCATAGCCAGGACCGTATCTTTTAATTCCAGGGCGGCAAAATATACGGCCATATTCGCCTGCGTGCCTGAATGCGGCTGGACATTGACGTGTTCGGCGCCGAATAATTTCTTGGCCCGCTCAATGGCCAGGCGTTCTGCATCATCTACGTATTCGCAACCACCATACCAGCGCGCGCGAGGATAACCTTCGGCGTATTTATTAGTCAAGACCGAACCCTGGGCTTCCAATACCGCCAGAGAAGTAAAATTCTCAGAAGCAATCAACTCCAGGTTATCGTCCTGTCTCTTAATCTCGTTCTTTATGGCAGCGTAAATTTCCGGGTCAACAGTTTTTATGTGTCTCATCTTTTATTACCCCGTAGTTTCCTTTCCATTAATTTTATCTGGTCCAAGCGCCGCTTGTGCCTGCCTCCTGAAAATTTAGTATTTAGCCAAACATTAAGGATTCTTTTGGCTGAATCCGTCTTTACGAAAGTAGAGCCTAAAACTAAAACATTACTATCATTGTGTTCGCGGGAGAGGCGGGCGGCCTTGGCATTATAACATAAGGCAGCGCGCACTCCGGAAAGCCTGTTTGCCACAATAGAGTTACCGATGCCGGTCTTACAAATCAGGATGCCTTGTTTGTACCTTCCGTGCGAGACCTCTTCTGCCAGGCGGTAAGCAATCGGAGGATAATCGCAACGCTCTATTGAATAGGCACCTAAGTCTTTTACCTGAAAATTCTTCTTCTCAAGAAAAGACCTTATCTTTTCTTTGAGGCGAAATCCGCCATGGTCAGAACCAATAATTATTTTCTTCATATTAATTTACTCACCCTTTCTACGGCCTCTTTTATTATCCTTAAAGAATCGGCATAAAATTCCGGGGCCCTGCCGATAGGGTCAGCAATATCCAAGTTATTATCTTTTATTTTAGCAAATTCTTTTAATAAAAACAGTTTATTTTTTGCCTCCGGGGCCATTTCCAGGATTCTCTGTTCATGCAGCCTCTCCATAACCAGGATAAGGTCAGCCCTGGCGAGCATCTCTTTATTTACTCTTTGCGAATGATGCGCGGATACATCCATGCCCTCCTGTTTCATCAACTCCCGGACTTCTTCTGTGGCGCCTAAACCTTCTACTGCCATTATCCCCGCGGATAAAACTTCTATATCCTGGCGGCTTTGTTCTTTAAGCTTCTTCTCAAGGAGGGCTTTGGCCATAACCGAACGGCAGGAATTTCCTGTGCAGAGAAAAAGGATAACTTTCTTCTTTAACGCTGCCTCAATCTCTGCTTTTTTTATTGCCCCCTCCCTTAATATCCGTAACTGAGCGCCGGTTAAATCTACAACTGATGACTCCAGGCCCAATCTTGTATGGCCTGCGTCAATGGCAAAATCCACCAGGCCATCTAAATCTTTTATCGCCTCCGGAAAATTTATAGGCGCGTTTCCCCCGGAGATATTTGCCGACGGACAGACTACAGGGACCCCGGATAAGGCGATTACCTTTAAGGCAACAGCGTCATCAGGCATACGTATGCCGATGGTGCCTTTATCCTTAGCTTTTAAAATCAGGGTCAATGGCCCCGGCCAAAATTTAGCCATAAGTTTATACGCCAAAGCCGGTACATCCTGGGTGAACTCTTCTATTTTTTCTTTTTTATCTATGTGCAGAGAAAAAGGCTTATCCTGCGGGCGTTTCTTTATGGCATAGAGCCTCTTTACTGCCTGCTCATCTGCCATATGCGCGGCAATACCATAGACTGTTTCAGTAGGAATAACCACTAAGCCCCCTTTTGCCAGGATAGCGGCTGCTTCCTGGAGATGATTCTCATCGG
This window of the Candidatus Omnitrophota bacterium genome carries:
- a CDS encoding bifunctional nuclease family protein yields the protein MVEMELNKIVIDEKRHDQLIVLKEKAGNRILPIVIGLHEASAIKLKISGFVPPRPLTHDLLHTMIENLEANIEKVIIDKLEENTFHAKLVIKTRSGETKVIDARPSDSIALAVRAHAPIFVEDDIIKQSEVFNKKPIE
- the nrdR gene encoding transcriptional regulator NrdR: MKCPYCGYKEDKVVDSRSTAEESAVRRRRECLKCGKRFTTYEYIEEVSLLVIKKDGRREPFDRKKLLSGVAKACEKRPISTEKMEEIVTLVERALQKKSDREAPSSKIGELVMEKLKSLDDVAYVRFASVYRQFKDVGQFMVELKDILGKEKRPAQKSGGRLAK
- a CDS encoding cytidine/deoxycytidylate deaminase family protein translates to MMKKKKKIHTRPSWDEYFLEVAQLVSKRATCLRRYVGAVLVRDKKILATGYNGAPSGLGHCLDIGCLRDKLKIPSGERHELCRGLHAEQNVLLQAALYGVGTKGSTLYITNQPCIICAKMLINAGIKEIVISGDYPDKLAKQFLKEAKIKVRRIKK
- a CDS encoding serine hydroxymethyltransferase, producing the protein MRHIKTVDPEIYAAIKNEIKRQDDNLELIASENFTSLAVLEAQGSVLTNKYAEGYPRARWYGGCEYVDDAERLAIERAKKLFGAEHVNVQPHSGTQANMAVYFAALELKDTVLAMDLACGGHLSHGHPHNFSGMFYNIVTYGVDKKTEMLDYDNILSLAKKHKPRIILAGASAYPRRMDFKALRKIADKVGAYLFVDMAHIAGLVAAGVHPSPVPYADFVTSTTHKTLRGPRGGFIICKKEFAKKIDMEVFPGIQGGPLMHVIAAKAIAFRQAMTPKFRNYQRQVVKNARELARGLTRRGFRIVSGGTDTHLLLVDLSDKGIIGADASRILEQVNITVNKNLIPFDRKSPATTSGIRLGTAAVTSRGMKESHMRLIARFIHEALEASDDPGKLKAIKKEVLKLTGRFPLYPGLL
- the rpiB gene encoding ribose 5-phosphate isomerase B produces the protein MKKIIIGSDHGGFRLKEKIRSFLEKKNFQVKDLGAYSIERCDYPPIAYRLAEEVSHGRYKQGILICKTGIGNSIVANRLSGVRAALCYNAKAARLSREHNDSNVLVLGSTFVKTDSAKRILNVWLNTKFSGGRHKRRLDQIKLMERKLRGNKR
- a CDS encoding L-threonylcarbamoyladenylate synthase; translated protein: MNSTKIVKVDPLNPDENHLQEAAAILAKGGLVVIPTETVYGIAAHMADEQAVKRLYAIKKRPQDKPFSLHIDKKEKIEEFTQDVPALAYKLMAKFWPGPLTLILKAKDKGTIGIRMPDDAVALKVIALSGVPVVCPSANISGGNAPINFPEAIKDLDGLVDFAIDAGHTRLGLESSVVDLTGAQLRILREGAIKKAEIEAALKKKVILFLCTGNSCRSVMAKALLEKKLKEQSRQDIEVLSAGIMAVEGLGATEEVRELMKQEGMDVSAHHSQRVNKEMLARADLILVMERLHEQRILEMAPEAKNKLFLLKEFAKIKDNNLDIADPIGRAPEFYADSLRIIKEAVERVSKLI